The region TCGCGTATCGTCGAATTAAACCACATGCTCCACCGCTTGTGCGGGTCCCCGTCTATTCCTTTGAGTTTTAATCTTGCGACCGTACTCCCCAGGCGGTACACTTAATGTGTTAACTGCATTACTGCAATGTCTAGCATCGCAACAACTAGTGTACATCGTTTAGGGCGTGGACTACCAGGGTATCTAATCCTGTTTGCTCCCCACGCTTTCGCGTCTCAGCGTCAATAATGTTCCAGTAGATCGCCTTCGCAATCGGTATTCCTTCTGATCTCTACGGATTTTACCCCTACACCAGAAATTCCATCTACCTCTCCCATATTCTAGATAGACAGTTTCAAAAGCAGTTCTATGGTTGAGCCATAGGATTTCACTTCTGACTTATCTATCCGCCTACACGCTCTTTACGCCCAGTGATTCCGAGTAACGCTTGCACCCTCCGTATTACCGCGGCTGCTGGCACGGAGTTAGCCGGTGCTTATTCATATAGTACCGTCATTATCTTCCTATATAAAAGGAGTTTACGCTCCGAAAAGTGTCATCCTCCACGCGGCGTTGCTGCATCAGAGTTTCCTCCATTGTGCAATATTCCCCACTGCTGCCTCCCGTAGGAGTCTGGACCGTGTCTCAGTTCCAGTGTGACTGATCATCCTCTCAAACCAGTTAGGCGTCATTGACTTGGTGAGCCATTACCTCACCAACTATCTGATACCATACAGTCCCATCCTCTAGCACTAAAGCGTTTCCCCAGCATACTTTTGTATTATGGGCATATAGGGCATTAGCAGACGTTTCCATCTGTTATTCCTTTCTAGAGGGCAGGTTAACTATACATTACTCACCCGTGCGCCACTTAGCTGACAACTTAAGCAAGCTTAAGTCCGTTCTCGTTCGACTTGCATGTGTTAGGCACGCCGCCAGCGTTCACTCTGAGCCAGGATCAAACTCTCCATAATAAAAAATTTGATTCTCTGACTTATATTTTATTACTTATGTAACAAATATTAAATCTCATTTGTAAAGCTTAGCTTTATGTTTCTAAAATAGACAAGGATATAATTTACTTATATTCTTGTTGTTATATTTTTGTTTATCATATTCGGTTTATAAAGATTATATTCTCTTAACAAACCTTCGTTTTTAAAGATCATCCATCTCTTCAAAACTTTGTGTCGTTCCTCTGAAATTGGACGGGAATTATAATAGATTTTTTTAAACTTGTCAAGGGTTTTTACCTTAAATTTAGCTAAATTTTGAAAAAAGTCATTTTTTGTCCTATTTTACATTTTTGTAAGGTTAACTTTATTTTTAACATTAATATATATAGGCATATGTTTATAAGAACTATCTAATTTATAATTTTAAAGTAAATATTAAGTCTAACATTATAAAATGCTACAAAAATATAGAGAAAGGACGAAAATGTATAACAGAGATTATCTTTCACAAGAAACATCTCAGTACAAAACTTCTGTTGATTCATCAAGAGCAGGTTTAATGAGCTTCTTAAAAGCGACATATCAATTATTCGCAGGTTCACTGTTAGCAGCTACCGCTGGAGCTTATATCGGTCTTGATATGGTTTCAACAATTGCAAGTTGGTATTGGGGACTAGTAATTTTAGAATTTGTTTTATTATTTGCATTATTTGCAGTAAAAAATAAACCAGGAATTAACTTAGCAGTATTATTTGGATTTACTTTTATGAGTGGTTTAACAATTACTCCATTATTAAGTACAATCTTAGCGATGCCTGCAGGTGCATCAATTGTTGCTCAAGCATTTTTAATGACTTCAGTTGCATTTGGTGGGATTTCAATGTTTGCAATGACTACAAAAAGAGATTTTTCTTCAATGGGTAAAATGCTTTTTATAGCACTAATTATCCTTATTGTAGGTTCAATTTCAAACATCTTTTTCCAATCACCACTATTACAATTAGGAATTGCAGGTGTTGGTGCGTTGTTATTCTCAGCGTTTATCCTTTACGATACACAACAAATTATAAAAGGTGGTTTTGAAACTCCAATTGAAGCAGCAATTGCTTTATATTTAGATTTCTTTAACCTTTTTGTTTCACTATTACAAATTTTTGGTATATTAAATAGTGATGATTAATAAATAGCTTCCAAAAGGAAGCTATTTTACTTTTAAAATGACTGACAAAAAAACTCTCAGACTTATTGACGCAAATTTAAATCGCCTTAGGGAAGGAATTCGTGTTGTTGAAGATATATTTAGATATGTTTATGACAACAAAGATGTATCCTCTAAACTAAAAGAATTAAGACACTTATCTAGACTTGAAAACTATACTGAGATACTTGAAACTAGAGATATTCAAAATGATGTTTTAAGAGAATCTATTAAAAGTGAACAAAATAGAAGTGATTTATACTCTATCTTAATTGCTAATTTTAAAAGAGCTCAAGAGAGTGCAAGAGTGCTTGAAGAGTTTTGTAAACTAATATCTATAAAAGATAGTGAAAACTTTAAATATATAAGATATGAACTTTATAATTTAGAAATAGTCTTAACAAAAATAACTTCAAACTCTAAATAATTTAAAGTATATTCTTTATATAATTTCTTTGCGCTTTTAAAATCTAAGCTCTCACTTCCACCACTAACTCCAGATTTTTTTATATAATCAAATAAATCTTTTTTATTATCAAACTCTAAATTATAAGTAAATACTTCAAATTCACATTCAAAATATTTAGAGAAAGAGTTTTTAATCTCCTCTAATGATAAGATAGGAGATTTTTGATTTGTAATTTGCTGAATTGTTTTAAAAGTGTTAGATGTAAATAGTACAGCATCAATTTTTTCTGTTGTGTCACTAAGCTTTTTTACAAGTTTAGATAAATTTTTAGACCACTGCATAGCTGAAGAGGAAACAATATTATCAAACTTCTTGCCATCTAAAAAATCAAAAAATTCTTGCGAATCAAAATCATAACAAAAAACTTCAAGGTTATCTTGTTTTGGATGAAGTTCACACATAGATTTAGAAAAATCTATTGCA is a window of Halarcobacter sp. DNA encoding:
- a CDS encoding Bax inhibitor-1/YccA family protein, whose translation is MYNRDYLSQETSQYKTSVDSSRAGLMSFLKATYQLFAGSLLAATAGAYIGLDMVSTIASWYWGLVILEFVLLFALFAVKNKPGINLAVLFGFTFMSGLTITPLLSTILAMPAGASIVAQAFLMTSVAFGGISMFAMTTKRDFSSMGKMLFIALIILIVGSISNIFFQSPLLQLGIAGVGALLFSAFILYDTQQIIKGGFETPIEAAIALYLDFFNLFVSLLQIFGILNSDD
- a CDS encoding methyltransferase is translated as MSVETQFSQYANDYNNFNIIQQIAAKALVRDIKNNPKNILEVGCGSGQIFKYINWKFDSYTAIDFSKSMCELHPKQDNLEVFCYDFDSQEFFDFLDGKKFDNIVSSSAMQWSKNLSKLVKKLSDTTEKIDAVLFTSNTFKTIQQITNQKSPILSLEEIKNSFSKYFECEFEVFTYNLEFDNKKDLFDYIKKSGVSGGSESLDFKSAKKLYKEYTLNYLEFEVIFVKTISKL
- a CDS encoding thiamine-phosphate pyrophosphorylase; this translates as MTDKKTLRLIDANLNRLREGIRVVEDIFRYVYDNKDVSSKLKELRHLSRLENYTEILETRDIQNDVLRESIKSEQNRSDLYSILIANFKRAQESARVLEEFCKLISIKDSENFKYIRYELYNLEIVLTKITSNSK